The following are encoded in a window of Marispirochaeta aestuarii genomic DNA:
- a CDS encoding CDP-alcohol phosphatidyltransferase family protein has product MEKRVLNVPNALSLSRLIFLPVLVVFVQFDRRSAFLVAYIILGSTDFFDGWVARTFNQKTELGKKLDSFVDIFFYLGSAWFMYKLYLVYLVPNMLLLKVFFALFVLSFIVSGFYCGKPIMMHTFLLRLNGVLVYALVILSGYLNTTYFITIILVIYLIGFIEEIAIFVRFGEVDPDTKSIFHLITAEQALNDEKTG; this is encoded by the coding sequence ATGGAAAAGAGGGTCTTGAATGTTCCCAATGCGCTTTCCCTGTCCCGACTGATTTTTCTTCCTGTTCTCGTCGTTTTTGTGCAGTTCGACAGGCGTTCAGCTTTTCTTGTGGCCTACATTATCCTCGGTTCCACGGATTTTTTTGACGGCTGGGTTGCCCGGACCTTCAATCAGAAAACAGAGCTTGGGAAGAAGCTCGATTCATTCGTGGACATATTTTTCTACCTGGGAAGCGCCTGGTTCATGTACAAGCTCTATCTGGTCTACCTGGTGCCGAATATGCTTCTTTTAAAGGTCTTCTTCGCTCTGTTTGTGCTTTCCTTCATTGTTTCGGGCTTTTACTGCGGAAAACCGATCATGATGCATACTTTTCTTCTCAGACTTAACGGCGTTCTGGTTTATGCCCTGGTAATCCTGTCCGGTTACCTGAATACCACATACTTTATAACAATCATTCTGGTAATTTACCTGATCGGCTTTATCGAAGAGATTGCCATTTTCGTACGTTTCGGGGAGGTCGATCCTGATACAAAGTCAATCTTTCATTTAATTACAGCTGAACAGGCCCTTAATGACGAAAAAACCGGTTAA
- a CDS encoding chemotaxis protein CheX — translation MNADIINLFLHSAIRLFRDMFGLRITSCPAYVLENQLSHRWEISGILGITGDYSGIISFRLPSLLADKLLEKSGIILHDDNKRRETVYSMVGELTNIISSNVSDQLVQSSISISPPAVIIGKNHRILWPKTTPVIAIPFSTQYGPFEVDVCMK, via the coding sequence ATGAATGCAGATATTATCAACCTGTTTCTCCATTCGGCAATCCGTCTTTTCAGGGATATGTTCGGGCTCAGAATAACCTCGTGTCCGGCTTATGTTCTGGAAAACCAGTTGAGCCATCGCTGGGAAATCTCCGGGATTCTCGGAATTACCGGTGATTATTCGGGTATTATCTCCTTCAGGCTGCCGAGCCTGCTTGCGGACAAGCTTCTGGAAAAATCGGGGATCATCCTCCACGATGACAACAAACGTCGGGAGACTGTCTACAGCATGGTCGGGGAACTTACCAACATCATCTCGAGTAATGTATCCGACCAGCTTGTTCAGAGCTCCATCAGCATCTCTCCGCCGGCGGTGATTATTGGAAAGAATCACCGCATCCTCTGGCCTAAAACTACCCCGGTTATCGCGATCCCCTTCAGTACCCAGTACGGCCCCTTCGAAGTCGATGTCTGCATGAAATAG
- a CDS encoding DUF262 domain-containing protein, whose product MPEFPEDLMDYDELEPDELEENYNIEYSLTSYGIDFDVTGLVRRFNAKTVFAPEFQRSFVWNIRKASKFIESLLLGLPVPGIFLLKEDESQKFLIIDGLQRLTSLASYFNNDFLGKKFRLSGVSNAFNGKTINDLPSELKMKLEDTVIHSTVIKADDPIEKNYSSVYLIFERLNTGGMNLSPQEIRNCIYQGEFLKLIIELANNEKFLDILRIDKKRKKHEEICLRLIALSLDYENYTGNMKQFLNNFIDYNKNFEKYSYDMIYTSFISVIDVISNHIDNNVFRPNKGPINLAILDSVYAGLSHLYLNGKKINVGNISDKLLSIIQSTEFQKTIMTGKTHHTESIKNRIRIIIRSLE is encoded by the coding sequence ATGCCTGAGTTCCCAGAAGATCTAATGGATTATGACGAACTTGAACCTGATGAACTTGAAGAAAATTATAATATTGAATACTCATTAACTAGCTATGGTATTGACTTTGATGTAACAGGACTTGTTCGTCGTTTTAATGCAAAAACGGTTTTTGCTCCAGAATTTCAAAGAAGTTTTGTTTGGAATATAAGGAAAGCATCTAAATTTATAGAATCCCTTTTGTTAGGTTTGCCTGTTCCAGGAATTTTCTTATTGAAAGAGGACGAAAGCCAAAAATTTCTTATTATAGATGGTTTGCAACGTCTAACAAGTTTGGCGTCATATTTTAATAATGATTTTTTAGGCAAAAAATTTAGATTATCAGGAGTAAGTAATGCATTTAACGGCAAAACAATAAATGATTTACCTTCTGAACTAAAAATGAAATTAGAAGATACTGTTATACACTCAACAGTTATTAAAGCAGATGATCCGATTGAAAAGAATTACTCTAGTGTTTATTTGATATTTGAAAGGTTGAATACTGGTGGAATGAATCTGAGCCCACAAGAGATTCGTAATTGTATCTACCAAGGAGAGTTCCTTAAATTAATTATTGAGTTAGCAAATAATGAAAAATTTCTAGATATACTGCGAATTGACAAAAAGAGAAAAAAACATGAAGAGATCTGTCTAAGGCTAATTGCGTTATCGTTAGATTATGAAAACTATACAGGTAATATGAAGCAATTTTTAAATAATTTTATTGATTATAATAAGAACTTTGAAAAATATAGTTATGACATGATATACACATCATTTATCAGTGTAATTGATGTAATTAGCAACCATATTGATAATAATGTTTTTCGGCCTAATAAAGGGCCAATCAATCTAGCAATATTAGACAGTGTTTATGCAGGATTATCACATTTATATCTGAATGGAAAAAAAATAAATGTAGGAAATATTTCTGATAAGTTATTGTCTATAATTCAATCCACTGAATTTCAGAAAACAATAATGACTGGGAAGACGCACC